The DNA sequence ATTCACATCTGCGAAGCGTACCCCGCATAAGATACTGAGTGTCCCTTATGAACCCCGTTGGGCAAGTGGCGTAAGATGACTGAGAAATGTGACAGATGTTGGTTCCTTTTGTTGGTTATGGAGGGCGCGCAGACGGCCGGGGTGGCCGGAAGGGGCGCGCGGATAACAACCACGGAGGACTCAACAATGGCTGACGGGGATGTGACAAGCGGCGGCTGGGACGTGGCCGGAACGGATGCGGAGCTGATCCGCCGATTGCAGGAGGCGCTGGCGGTCGAGCAGGCGAAGAATCAGGTGCTCTTATATTCAACGGTTTAGAGTGGTAGGCCAGGCGGGAGTTGAACCCGCGACCCCAGGATTAGGAATCCTGTGCTCTGTCCAACTGAGCTACTGGCCTGTAACAACCGTGTGTACACAGTATCAAAAGGGGACGGCGGCGGCAAGGCTGTGATTTTGTATGTTGCGTGATCCGCCGGGTATGCTACACTTTCGCCTTTCAAAACCAACCAATCGAGGAGTTTGAACGATGCGCCGTTCGTTGTATCTTGTCACGCTGCTGTGCTCAGGCATTGCTGGGATGGACTGCCGTGCGGATGAAAACGCAGCGCCATCGGCCGAACCCGTAAAACACGAGGAAATGATGAAAGCACCCGTCGCGGGTATTCCGACCGAACCCGGCTTGTACGCCGCCATCACCACCACCCAGGGTGTGATCGTCTGTGCGCTGGAATTCCAGAAAACGCCGATGACCGTGGCCAATTTCGTCGGCCTCGCCGAAGGCACGCTGCCCAATGCGGCCAAGCCCGCGGGGCAGCCCTTTTACGACGGACTGGCCTTCCATCGCGTGATTGCCAATTTCATGATCCAGGGCGGCTGTCCCGAAGGGACCGGTCGGGGCGGCCCGGGCTATCGCTTTGGCGATGAGATCGATGAAACCCTCACGCACAGCGGCGCGGGTATTCTTTCGATGGCCAATGCGGGTCCGGGCACCAACGGGTCGCAGTTCTTCATCACGCACAACAAGACGCCGCATCTGGACGGCAAGCATACTGTGTTTGGCCATGTCGTGTCGGGTCAGAATGTGGTCAATGCGATCCAGCAGGGCGATGTGATCCAGATGGTCCGCATCCACCGCGTCGGCGCCGATGCTCAGGCCTTCGTGGTTGATCAGGCCCGGTTCGACGCGCTGTCGCAGGGGGCGCAGAAGCGTTTCCACGACAGGGTCGCGAAGGCTGCGGCTGCGCAGGTCGCGCTGACCCACCGCTTTGTTCCGGCGGATGCTCCGGTCACGCCCAAGGGTGTGCGCTACACGATCACCCAGGCGGGATCGGGCGAGACTCCCAAGCCCGGTGCCGTCTGCGCGGTTCATTACACCGGCAAGCTGGTCAGCGGCCAGACCTTCGACAGTTCCCTTACTCGCGGCCAGCCCTTCAGTTTCCCAGTCGGCAAGGGGCAGGTCATCCCCGGGTGGGACGAGACGGTCCTGCTGATGAAGAAGGGTGAGAAGCGCACCATCGCCATTCCGCCTGAGCTCGGCTATGGCACCCGCGGCGCGGGCGGGGTCATCCCGCCCAATGCCTGGCTGATCTTCGACGTGGAACTGGTCAGCTTCTAAAATCAGCCGTGAAGCCGGGGCCACACGAGGGACCACACGCTTTTCGTTGGGCACGACAAGCGCCTCAAGTTGTGTGTCTCCGGTGTTGCCCCGGTTTCTATGCCGTCTTCAGCGCCGGACGGGTTTGGGATTGCAGGAAACGAGGCGCTCGGGTTGATCCTGTTCTTGCCTGTGCAGATCGGCGACCATTGCACGAAGGTCAAAACCGAACCGCTGAGCATCGGCGTGTCGAATCCTACGGATTTCATCAACGACTGGATCGTTCGGCATAGCTATTCCTCCATGAGTTCCTCGGGCGTGCAGATCACCGGGCAGGCATAGCCTGCTTGACCGACCAACGCCTCGATCTTCTGACGGTGTGCGGCGTTGGCGAGATGCTTGCAGTTCCACGTCAGATTAACTACTTGATATATAAGTATTTAGAGTGGTAGGCCGCGCGGGAGTCGAACCCGCGACCACATGATTAAAAGTGATTTGCTTATACGCGTTTTACTGGGTTATTTAATTGCTGTTGACAAATTGCTGACAAAACGCCTATACTTGCGCCGTCTGACACGAACAGGCTAACACAAGGAGGCGCACCGTGGGTAAGCATACCGGAAGGCGGGTGGTTCGGACAAGCTATTTCGGCGGAATTGCCGTGCGCGAGATCCGCGACGGATATTATCTGGCCGACTTTATGCGCGATGGCAACCGCACACGAAAGGCGTTCGGTTCGCTTAACGATGCGAAGATTTGGTGTCAGGCCAAGACCGTTGAATTGAAGAACTCGGGCACGTCCGCGCTGACCATCAAGGACGCCTTGCGCGTGGAGGTCGCGGCGGCGGTCAAAAAGCTGGCCGGCCGGGCGACGATCACTGAGGCCGTGGACTTCTGGCTCAGCAAGCACCCGGCCGGCAATCAGGAGCCGTGGGACGCGACGGCGCGGCGCTATCTGGCGGCCATGCGCGAGGGCGGCCGGCGCGACTGCTCCCTCCACGATAAAAATATCAAGTTGAATATCCTGGCGGAGGCGCTGGCGAACGCGCCGACGGTCACGCTGGACAAGGCCGACATCGAGGCGGCCGTCCGGACACTGGCCCCGGCGCGGGGTTGGTCGCCCCGCACGGCCGACATGTATCTCGGGGCCGGATTGACCCTGCTGCGGTTCTTCCGCGGGGAGGGGCGACGGATGCACCGGCAGGACGAGACACCCCCGGCCACCTGGTCGGCGGACCGGATCAGGGCCATGATGCACCAGGCGGAGACCGTGGCTCCCGGCAGCGTGGCGGCGCTGGCGGTGATGACCTTCGCCGGGATCCGGCCGGCCGAGGCGCTGCGGCTGACCTGGGAGTCGGTGGACATCGAGCGCAAGACGATCAGCCTGATGGGCGAGGTGACCAAGACCCGGACGACGCGGCATGTGGACATGGCGCCGAACCTGCTCCAGTGGCTGACCCGCTACAAGGGGGAGGGGCCGCTGGTGCGGTCGGCCGGCGGATTCCGCGGCGACCGGGAGCGGATCATGCAGGCGATCGGGATCGAGGAATGGCCGAACGACGTGCTGCGGCACACCGCCGCGACGATGATGTATGCCAAGAGCGGCAACGTGAACCACGTCTGCCAGCAACTCGGACACGTCGGCGGCGCGAACGTGTTCTTGAAGCATTACCGCGGCCTGGCTCCGAGACCGGCAGAGGTGGAGGCGTTCTGGAAGATCGTCAACAAAGCGTGATCGCCCACCGGCGGCCGAGCTGACGGAGTATGACAGGCGCGCGGCATGAAGCTGGCAGTGGCAGTTGGCAGTGGCGCGAGCGAAGATGGAGCCCCGGCAAACCGCCGGGGTTTCCTTCTATCCCGGGCGCTTCCGGGATCGAAAGCGCATGAATTTCAACGGCAATCCGAGGAATTGGCGCGCCGCATCGAAGCGTTGGAGCATCAGCGCCCATGACCCCGGTCCGGCGTGGTCGGTGATGCCGTGTCAGATGCACGTCTGCAGGGCGGCGGAAAGCAGTCCGCGTGTGATCGCCAGGCGCGCCAGCAGTTGCCGGCGGACCTCGCGGCTGCGCTTTGCGAAGTCGGCCTTGTCATCGAGCAGGCGCAGCGTTTCAGCATGCATCGCGTCAAAATCGCACGTCTCGACGCTGCCGACAGAGCGCAATCCGT is a window from the Lentisphaerota bacterium genome containing:
- a CDS encoding peptidylprolyl isomerase, encoding MKAPVAGIPTEPGLYAAITTTQGVIVCALEFQKTPMTVANFVGLAEGTLPNAAKPAGQPFYDGLAFHRVIANFMIQGGCPEGTGRGGPGYRFGDEIDETLTHSGAGILSMANAGPGTNGSQFFITHNKTPHLDGKHTVFGHVVSGQNVVNAIQQGDVIQMVRIHRVGADAQAFVVDQARFDALSQGAQKRFHDRVAKAAAAQVALTHRFVPADAPVTPKGVRYTITQAGSGETPKPGAVCAVHYTGKLVSGQTFDSSLTRGQPFSFPVGKGQVIPGWDETVLLMKKGEKRTIAIPPELGYGTRGAGGVIPPNAWLIFDVELVSF